One Fontisphaera persica DNA window includes the following coding sequences:
- a CDS encoding MMPL family transporter: protein MGAASQPKPERLVERVLRALAQAVYRHPRLFFYPQAVLFLACLLFTVLRLEIHTSRDALVGADKVYHQNFLRLKAEFPVQDDMVVVVESENLEKNRQFVERLGARLEAETNLFVDVFYKGDLKMLGRKALLFIPDEELTELKRTLEESRAVIQHFTRATNFIRLFELVNTQMRTAKRETNAENAALLNALPVLERLLQQGIESLRRSGMPVSPGLNALFGSSEEAEQRLYITFNQGRIYLVTARPRAEEVGPAALERLRQLMGEVEREVPGVNVGLTGELVLELDEMEQAQRDTTKATIISLLVCAIIFIYAYRETGRPLKATACLLVGVVYTLGYTTLVVGHLNLLTITFVPILIGLGIDFGVHLISRYEEEVRHGHSELHALETAMVHTGTGIFTGCFTTAGAFLAIGLTDFKGIQEMGIICGGGLLICLVPMMTLLPVLLLRGRQNVLDHAMAGKPDPRQRIERCWLARPGLTLAVAGALCGLAATQLNRIHFDYNLLHMQSAGLSAVEYEMKLIRSAGKSVLYCALVATNLEHALELEAKAKQLPAVASVDSVAPFLSNQSAHKLALVGDIKRLLESVRFTPPDAQPVNVDELSQVLWSFSGYLGLALEEIGNNDPPLRARLESLRQTVQDFRREMLRGDRAVTAVKLAAYQMAFFQDVLDTFENIRQQDNTEGLRVEDLPPALRHRFVGRTGKLLVMVYPRKDVWEREPQEEFVQQLRTVDPNVTGTPVQLYEYVTLLLDSYLQAARYALVAIAMLVFLHFRSFIALVLGLLPVGVGALWLMGWMGWNDIMFNPANIMTLPLVIGVGVTNGIHVLNRFMEERDASVFSRSTGKAVLVSGLTTVAGFASLIPAKYQGIASLGYVMSVGVVTCMVVGLVVLPAVLRFLQLKGREHWLIKKPSIVHAPSDTGPGGTEVKPSTRT, encoded by the coding sequence ATGGGCGCAGCATCCCAGCCAAAGCCGGAGCGGCTCGTTGAGCGCGTCTTGCGGGCATTGGCGCAGGCCGTGTACCGGCATCCGCGCTTGTTTTTTTATCCGCAGGCCGTTCTGTTTCTGGCGTGCCTGTTGTTCACGGTCCTGCGACTGGAAATCCACACCAGCCGCGACGCTCTGGTGGGGGCCGACAAGGTTTATCATCAGAATTTCCTGCGGCTCAAAGCCGAGTTTCCTGTTCAGGATGACATGGTGGTGGTGGTGGAGAGCGAGAATCTGGAGAAGAACCGCCAGTTTGTGGAGCGGTTGGGGGCGCGGCTGGAGGCCGAGACCAATCTGTTTGTGGACGTCTTTTACAAGGGGGACTTGAAAATGCTGGGCCGCAAGGCCCTGTTGTTCATCCCGGATGAAGAACTGACCGAATTAAAACGCACCTTGGAGGAGAGCCGGGCGGTGATTCAACACTTCACCCGCGCCACGAATTTCATCCGTTTGTTCGAGCTGGTCAACACCCAGATGCGCACGGCCAAACGGGAGACGAATGCTGAAAATGCGGCGCTGCTGAACGCCCTGCCTGTGCTGGAGCGGCTCTTGCAGCAAGGGATTGAGAGCCTGCGCCGCTCGGGCATGCCGGTATCCCCCGGTTTGAATGCCCTGTTTGGCAGCAGCGAAGAAGCCGAGCAAAGGCTTTATATCACCTTTAATCAAGGCCGCATCTACCTGGTGACGGCGCGACCGCGCGCCGAGGAGGTGGGGCCGGCCGCGCTGGAGCGGTTGCGCCAGTTGATGGGTGAGGTGGAGCGCGAAGTACCCGGGGTGAACGTGGGTTTAACCGGTGAGCTGGTGCTGGAGCTGGATGAAATGGAGCAAGCCCAGCGGGACACCACCAAGGCTACCATCATCTCCCTATTGGTCTGTGCCATTATTTTCATCTATGCCTACCGCGAGACGGGGCGCCCCTTGAAAGCCACGGCGTGTTTGTTGGTGGGGGTGGTTTACACCTTGGGATATACCACGCTGGTGGTGGGCCATCTCAATCTGCTTACCATTACCTTTGTGCCGATTCTTATCGGTCTGGGCATTGATTTTGGGGTGCACCTCATCAGCCGCTATGAGGAGGAGGTGCGCCATGGCCACAGTGAGTTGCACGCGCTGGAGACGGCCATGGTTCACACCGGCACCGGCATTTTCACCGGCTGTTTCACCACGGCCGGGGCTTTTCTGGCCATTGGCCTGACGGATTTTAAGGGCATCCAGGAGATGGGCATTATTTGCGGCGGCGGCCTGCTGATTTGCCTGGTGCCCATGATGACCTTACTGCCGGTCTTGCTGTTGCGCGGAAGGCAGAATGTGCTGGATCATGCCATGGCCGGCAAACCCGACCCGCGGCAGCGCATCGAGCGATGCTGGCTGGCGCGGCCAGGTCTTACCCTCGCCGTGGCTGGAGCCCTCTGTGGCCTGGCTGCCACCCAGCTCAATCGCATTCATTTCGATTACAATTTGCTCCACATGCAAAGCGCTGGACTGTCCGCGGTGGAATATGAGATGAAACTCATCCGCTCAGCGGGCAAATCCGTATTGTACTGCGCGCTGGTAGCCACCAATCTGGAGCACGCCCTGGAATTGGAAGCCAAAGCCAAACAGCTTCCGGCGGTGGCCTCGGTGGACAGTGTGGCGCCATTTTTGAGCAACCAGTCCGCCCACAAACTGGCGCTGGTCGGAGACATCAAACGCCTGTTGGAATCCGTGCGCTTTACTCCACCGGACGCCCAACCTGTCAACGTGGACGAATTGAGCCAGGTCCTGTGGTCATTCTCGGGCTACCTGGGACTGGCGCTGGAAGAAATTGGCAACAACGACCCACCGTTGCGGGCGCGCCTGGAATCCCTGCGCCAAACCGTGCAGGATTTCCGGCGGGAAATGCTGCGGGGAGACCGTGCCGTGACTGCGGTGAAATTGGCGGCTTATCAAATGGCTTTCTTTCAGGATGTCCTGGACACGTTTGAAAACATCCGGCAACAGGACAATACCGAGGGCCTGCGAGTCGAGGATTTGCCCCCGGCATTGCGCCATCGCTTTGTGGGCAGGACCGGCAAGTTGCTGGTGATGGTGTACCCACGCAAGGATGTTTGGGAGCGTGAACCCCAGGAGGAGTTTGTCCAGCAGTTGCGCACGGTGGACCCCAATGTGACCGGCACACCGGTGCAGTTGTACGAGTATGTGACCCTTTTGCTGGACAGCTATTTGCAGGCGGCGCGTTATGCGCTGGTGGCCATTGCCATGCTGGTCTTCCTCCATTTTCGCTCGTTCATTGCATTGGTGCTGGGGTTGTTGCCGGTGGGAGTGGGAGCTTTGTGGTTGATGGGATGGATGGGATGGAACGACATCATGTTCAATCCGGCCAACATCATGACCCTGCCATTGGTCATTGGCGTGGGCGTCACCAATGGCATCCACGTGCTTAATCGTTTTATGGAAGAACGAGACGCCAGTGTCTTCAGCCGCAGTACGGGCAAAGCCGTGTTGGTCTCCGGCCTCACTACCGTGGCGGGATTTGCCAGTTTGATTCCGGCCAAGTATCAAGGCATTGCCAGCCTGGGTTACGTGATGTCGGTGGGAGTAGTCACGTGCATGGTGGTGGGCTTGGTGGTTTTGCCGGCAGTTTTACGGTTCTTGCAGCTTAAGGGCCGGGAGCATTGGTTGATAAAAAAGCCCAGCATCGTCCATGCACCGAGCGACACTGGGCCGGGAGGAACCGAGGTTAAACCCTCTACCCGTACATAA